The following is a genomic window from Aminivibrio pyruvatiphilus.
TCTCGGGCATAAAAGACAGCTCTCGAAACTTTTTACGCCCTTTCTCGGCCTTTTCCGGCCCATTCCGCCCCTGGCCTGGGTTCCGCTCGTGCTGGCATGGTTCGGGGTCGCCAGCTTCGCCACTCTCTTCGGCGTGGAGGAGGGGGCATGGTACGTCTTCCTGAACAACCTGAAGTTCTCCATGGTCTTCATCATCTTCATCGGCGCGTTCTACCCCATCCTTTCCGGGACCATGCACGGCGTCTCCGGCGTCCGCTCGATTCTTGTCGACTCGGCGCGGGTTTTGGGAGCCTCCGACCGGGACATTTTTCTCAAGGTGCTGCTGCCGGCATCCCTGCCGTCCATCGTGAACGGCCTCCGGATCGGGCTGGGCGTGGCATGGATGTGCCTCGTTTCGGCCGAGATGCTGCCCGGAAGCATCTCCGGAGTGGGCTACCTGATCACCCACGCCTACACCGTCGCCAGGACGGATATCGTCATCACGGGCATGATCACCATCGGACTGCTCGGCGCCGCCATGGACCACGGGTTCCGCTTCGTGGAGGAACGGAGCTTTCAATGGCAGCGTCTCACGAGGTAGGAACGATGAGCGGCGGTGTCATCATGGAAGCGATGAATATCTGCAAGACCTTCACCTCC
Proteins encoded in this region:
- a CDS encoding ABC transporter permease, producing the protein MRHLKAVFVSLFVPALFLILWAYMAERTGNDVILPPIGQVAAHFASPGTPLIGMGSLVSNILISMLRVLVGYSAAVLLAVPAGLLLGHKRQLSKLFTPFLGLFRPIPPLAWVPLVLAWFGVASFATLFGVEEGAWYVFLNNLKFSMVFIIFIGAFYPILSGTMHGVSGVRSILVDSARVLGASDRDIFLKVLLPASLPSIVNGLRIGLGVAWMCLVSAEMLPGSISGVGYLITHAYTVARTDIVITGMITIGLLGAAMDHGFRFVEERSFQWQRLTR